A single region of the Brassica rapa cultivar Chiifu-401-42 chromosome A03, CAAS_Brap_v3.01, whole genome shotgun sequence genome encodes:
- the LOC103858709 gene encoding uncharacterized protein LOC103858709 yields the protein MVRFSCFYPHRPKKSEEGVIRKDGSKSKGLSSIIFGRNIPSVSENSKPSGSTGVERVWKSEEIKPSGVLEHDAGTHEARHLKKSQSHGDELYLDVREAADNGTDQITSPPDSLELGGSSSKRVEESPNLIQKDPPGSVSAYQEGSEQALYGSIFSVGDHHHADEDSRQLDETSLLSGEEHMDNSNSQTPYGSPLLVRSNSMPNIADSASEKSSPSHHSRSSDDLHVLDTQQTDKLKQEQDHDRDYDDDGYDYSSMAKDWIVPPTDELKLTNFLEGETSNKAAEFPGKDSKFKRIEDWVNDLQHVDFLEDADEINDDELPREPEPTTASANKVDVMKSSPGMEAAKKYISSMSASATTVQLVSYGLVEIPFLSAYAGLRVLNLSGNAIVRITPGALPRGLHALNLSKNSISVIEGLRELTRLRVLDLRYNKILRIGHGLASCSSLKELYLAGNKISEIEGLHRLLKLTVLDLRFNKFSTTKSLGLLAANYSSLQAISLEGNPAQKNVGDEQLRKYLLGLLPHLVYYNRQGAKDARLGTGTLQLERGLRSSEMKNSSRKSSLGASNTHKGGSSTARKGSGLQKRSKERSSRLPPVGHRVSPAAYENYHVAAGDRLSTLRSELSMRRSRSEGTLGPV from the exons ATGGTAAGGTTTTCATGCTTCTACCCCCATAGACCTAAG AAATCCGAGGAAGGGGTGATTAGAAAAGATGGGTCTAAATCAAAAGGGTTGAGCTCAATCATATTTGGAAGAAACATTCCTTCTGTTAGTGAAAACAGCAAACCATCTGGCTCCACAGGTGTTGAGCGTGTCTGGAAATCTGAGGAGATTAAACCCAGTGGCGTCCTTGAGCATGATGCTGGAACACATGAGGCACGTCACCTCAAGAAAAGTCAGTCTCATGGGGATGAGCTGTACTTGGATGTGAGGGAAGCCGCAGATAATGGAACAGATCAGATCACTTCTCCACCAGATTCTCTTGAACTTGGGGGGAGCAGCAGCAAGCGTGTAGAAGAAAGTCCTAATCTGATTCAGAAAGATCCTCCAGGTTCAGTTTCTGCCTACCAGGAGGGCTCTGAACAAGCACTCTATGGGTCTATCTTCTCGGTTGGTGATCATCATCATGCTGATGAAGACAGCCGTCAGCTCGATGAAACCTCGTTGTTATCCGGTGAAGAACATATGGACAACTCAAACAGCCAAACGCCTTATGGCTCACCGTTGCTTGTGAGGTCAAACTCAATGCCTAACATTGCTGACTCTGCATCAGAGAAATCTTCACCTTCTCACCACTCTAGATCCTCTGATGACCTTCACGTTCTAGACACGCAACAAACAGATAAGCTGAAGCAAGAGCAAGATCATGATCGGGACTATGATGATGATGGATATGACTATTCTTCCATGGCAAAAGATTGGATAGTACCACCTACAGATGAGCTCAAGTTAACAAACTTCCTCGAAGGAGAAACATCAAACAAGGCAGCAGAGTTTCCAGGAAAGGATTCTAAGTTCAAGCGTATTGAGGACTGGGTCAATGACCTTCAGCATGTAGACTTTTTAGAGGATGCTGATGAAATAAACGATGATGAGTTACCAAGAGAGCCTGAGCCAACAACAGCTTCTGCTAATAAAGTAGATGTCATGAAGTCAAGTCCTGGAATGGAAGCtgctaaaaaatatatatcctcTATGAGTGCTTCTGCTACCACAGTCCAGCTGGTTAGTTATGGTCTGGTTGAGATACCGTTCCTAAGTGCATATGCTGGTCTGAGAGTTCTCAATCTCTCAGGAAACGCAATAG TTAGGATAACTCCTGGTGCTCTTCCTCGAGGGCTACATGCGTTGAACTTGTCAAAGAACAGCATCTCTGTGATTGAAGGCTTACGTGAACTCACGCGTCTTCGAGTACTAGACTTGAGATACAACAAAATACTGAGAATTGGACATG GTTTGGCTTCTTGCTCCTCTCTGAAAGAACTATACCTAGCTGGGAACAAAATCAGCGAAATCGAGGGTCTTCATCGTCTCTTGAAACTAACTGTCTTGGACTTACGCTTCAACAAGTTCTCAACCACCAAATCTCTCGGCCTGCTTGCTGCAAACTACAGTTCTCTCCAGGCAATAAGCTTGGAAGGCAACCCTGCACAGAAGAACGTTGGTGATGAACAACTGAGAAAGTACCTCTTGGGACTCTTGCCGCATTTGGTGTACTATAACAGACAAGGCGCTAAGGATGCTCGGCTCGGGACAGGTACCCTCCAGTTGGAACGAGGTCTCAGATCATCAGAGATGAAAAACAGTAGCCGGAAGAGTAGCCTTGGTGCGTCCAATACTCACAAAGGTGGATCATCCACGGCTCGTAAAGGTTCGGGTTTGCAGAAAAGGTCTAAGGAGAGAAGCAGCCGTCTTCCGCCCGTGGGACACAGAGTATCACCAGCTGCTTACGAGAATTATCATGTTGCTGCTGGTGATAGGTTGTCTACTCTGAGATCTGAGCTCTCTATGAGAAGAAGTCGAAGTGAAGGAACTCTTGGACCTGTCTGA
- the LOC103858710 gene encoding frataxin, mitochondrial — translation MAATASRFLRKLPRSLKLPQTLVRRNPTRVLSSSTHQTTEPSDSLRRIGSRLLRHDSITTRSFSSQEGPAPIDYSSILQEDEFHKLANVTMNHLLEKIEDYGDNVQIDGFDIDYGNEVLTLKLGSLGTYVLNKQTPNRQIWMSSPVSGPSRFDWDREANAWIYRRTEAKLHKLLEEELESLCGEPIQLS, via the exons ATGGCTGCTACAGCTTCAAGGTTTCTCCGGAAACTACCGAGGTCTCTCAAGCTCCCTCAAACCCTTGTTCGTAGAAATCCCACAAGGGTTTTAAGCTCTTCGACTCATCAAACCACCGAGCCGTCAGATTCATTACGGCGAATAGGATCTCGTCTTCTCCGACATGATTCTATCACTACAAGAAGCTTCTCTTCTCAAGAAGGTCCTGCTCCTATCGATTACAG TTCGATTCTGCAAGAGGATGAGTTTCATAAATTAGCCAATGTGACTATGAATCACCTTCTTGAGAAGATTGAG GATTATGGTGATAATGTCCAGATCGATGGTTTCGACATAGATTATGGG AATGAAGTTCTCACACTAAAGCTTGGATCTTTGGGCACATATGTACTCAATAAGCAAACTCCTAATCGACAAATCTGGATGTCTTCACCTGTCAG TGGCCCGTCTAGATTCGACTGGGATCGTGAAGCTAATGCGTGGATTTATCGGAGGACAGAGGCGAAGTTGCATAAACTGTTGGAAGAGGAGTTAGAGAGTCTATGTGGCGAACCAATTCAACTCTCATGA
- the LOC103858712 gene encoding xyloglucan endotransglucosylase/hydrolase protein 9, translated as MVGMSWFMCMMMMVCVISCGEAAPGAKFEDLYRSSWAMDHCVNDGEVTKLKLDNSSGAGFESRSKYLFGKVSIQIKLVEGDSAGTVTAFYMSSEGSNHNEFDFEFLGNTTGEPYIVQTNVYVNGVGNREQRLNLWFDPTTEFHTYSILWSKRSVVFMVDETPIRVHKNLEDKGIPFAKDQAMGVYSSIWNADDWATQGGLVKTDWSHAPFIASYKDFKIDACEVPTTTDLSKCNGEDQRFWWDEPTVSELSLHQNHQLIWVRANHMIYDYCYDAARFPVTPLECQHHRHL; from the exons atggtGGGTATGAGCTGGTTCATgtgtatgatgatgatggtgtGTGTGATTTCTTGTGGTGAGGCTGCTCCTGGAGCTAAGTTCGAGGACCTTTACCGTTCAAGCTGGGCTATGGATCATTGTGTCAACGATGGAGAAGTCACAAAACTCAAGCTTGACAACTCCTCTG GAGCTGGGTTCGAGTCGAGGAGCAAGTACTTGTTCGGTAAAGTCTCTATCCAGATTAAGCTCGTGGAGGGTGACTCTGCAGGAACCGTCACTGCTTTCTAC ATGTCTTCAGAAGGTTCGAACCACAACGAGTTTGACTTCGAGTTCTTAGGCAACACAACGGGTGAGCCTTACATAGTCCAGACAAACGTCTACGTGAACGGAGTTGGAAACAGAGAGCAAAGACTCAACCTTTGGTTCGATCCCACCACTGAGTTCCACACTTACTCTATCCTCTGGAGTAAACGCAGTGTTGT gtTTATGGTAGACGAGACTCCTATTCGTGTCCACAAGAATCTTGAGGATAAAGGCATCCCATTTGCTAAAGATCAAGCGATGGGAGTGTACAGCTCCATATGGAACGCAGATGATTGGGCAACACAAGGAGGTCTTGTGAAAACAGATTGGAGTCACGCTCCCTTCATTGCTTCTTACAAAGATTTCAAGATTGATGCTTGTGAGGTTCCGACAACAACTGACCTAAGCAAGTGTAATGGAGAAGACCAGAGATTCTGGTGGGATGAGCCGACTGTGTCTGAGTTGAGTCTTCATCAGAATCATCAGCTTATTTGGGTTCGAGCTAACCATATGATCTATGATTATTGCTATGATGCTGCGAGGTTTCCTGTTACTCCTCTTGAGTGCCAGCACCATCGCCATTTATAG